One Candidatus Eremiobacterota bacterium genomic region harbors:
- a CDS encoding DegT/DnrJ/EryC1/StrS family aminotransferase: protein MAVIPRFSLALSTGELFMMLSGLPSAGHTMGPIEELEKAFATYIGAKHAFFVPSARLGLFLIIKSMGLPEGSKIIIPAWTHASVPAMARACGLVPCFVDVDDRTFNMNPEAIPDEALREASAIVPTHLYGCPCPMDTLLEKARSSGLKVIEDCAQGCGARYGEKTVGSLGDASYFSFSLTKNFTTMGGGMIATSDPGLAEKLRASLAARSPGAKMLAPLIKAMAFKCGTEPFIFSLTLYPFLRLFAKGGKDPLHEAFEEHVSMEKPSIEKLLCSDLQGRLGLSQLKDLDRKNEARHRWGKLLIEKLGDLGGITLPVIPEKAFHIFLSFVIKCENRGALAAELLKLGVDTSPGYLKACFLLPELSSFRRECPVAEGAATRQLHLPLYPSMTEGIIDHIAKSLKAAHGKIKA, encoded by the coding sequence ATGGCGGTGATTCCCAGGTTTTCCCTGGCCCTTTCCACCGGCGAGCTTTTCATGATGCTCTCGGGGCTCCCCTCGGCGGGGCATACCATGGGGCCCATAGAGGAGCTTGAAAAAGCCTTTGCGACCTACATCGGCGCAAAGCACGCCTTTTTCGTGCCCTCGGCGCGCCTGGGGCTTTTTCTCATCATAAAGAGCATGGGGCTCCCCGAGGGGTCAAAGATCATCATCCCCGCATGGACCCATGCCTCGGTGCCTGCCATGGCGAGGGCCTGCGGCCTTGTACCCTGTTTCGTCGATGTTGATGACCGCACGTTCAACATGAATCCAGAAGCCATCCCTGATGAAGCCCTCAGGGAGGCCTCGGCAATAGTTCCCACCCACCTCTACGGCTGCCCCTGTCCCATGGACACCCTCCTCGAAAAGGCAAGGTCCTCTGGCCTCAAGGTCATCGAGGACTGCGCCCAGGGCTGCGGTGCCCGCTACGGCGAGAAAACCGTGGGCTCACTGGGCGACGCGAGCTATTTCAGCTTTTCCCTCACCAAGAACTTCACCACCATGGGAGGAGGCATGATAGCCACCTCCGACCCGGGCCTTGCGGAGAAGCTCAGGGCCTCCCTGGCCGCAAGGTCGCCAGGAGCGAAAATGCTCGCCCCCCTTATCAAGGCGATGGCTTTCAAATGCGGCACCGAGCCCTTCATCTTCAGCCTCACCCTTTATCCCTTCCTGAGGCTCTTTGCAAAGGGAGGAAAAGACCCGCTCCATGAAGCCTTTGAAGAGCATGTCTCGATGGAGAAGCCTTCAATTGAAAAGCTCCTGTGCTCGGACCTCCAGGGGAGGCTCGGCCTCTCGCAGCTCAAAGATCTTGACAGGAAGAACGAGGCGCGCCACAGGTGGGGGAAGCTCCTCATCGAGAAGCTCGGGGATCTCGGGGGAATCACCCTTCCCGTCATCCCTGAAAAGGCTTTCCATATCTTCCTGAGCTTTGTCATCAAGTGCGAAAACAGGGGGGCGCTTGCTGCCGAGCTCCTCAAGCTCGGCGTGGACACGTCGCCCGGGTATCTCAAGGCCTGTTTCCTGCTCCCGGAGCTTTCCTCCTTCAGGCGCGAGTGCCCTGTGGCCGAGGGAGCCGCCACGAGGCAGCTTCACCTTCCCCTCTATCCCTCGATGACCGAAGGAATTATCGATCATATCGCGAAAAGCCTGAAAGCCGCCCATGGAAAGATAAAGGCCTGA
- a CDS encoding QueT transporter family protein yields the protein MDRKTHYIAAASIIAALYAALTFMMEPLSFGPLQCRVSEALAVLPLFTPAAIPGLFTGCLIANLLGPNGMPDIVAGSLFSLLAAAGTWRFRRHPFAALLFPVVINAFGVAAMLHLVAKVPFWLTVISVGLGEAVAVYGIGMIIYTALRKAALFEGKEQQ from the coding sequence ATGGACAGGAAAACTCATTATATCGCTGCCGCATCGATAATAGCGGCCCTTTATGCCGCCCTTACCTTCATGATGGAGCCTCTGAGCTTCGGCCCCCTTCAGTGCAGGGTGAGCGAGGCTCTCGCGGTGCTCCCCCTGTTCACTCCTGCGGCCATACCGGGCCTTTTTACCGGGTGCCTCATCGCGAACCTCCTCGGCCCCAACGGCATGCCTGACATCGTGGCGGGCTCCCTTTTCAGCCTTCTTGCCGCAGCGGGCACATGGAGGTTCAGGAGGCACCCCTTTGCCGCGCTCCTCTTTCCAGTAGTCATCAATGCTTTCGGGGTGGCGGCAATGCTTCACCTCGTGGCGAAGGTGCCCTTCTGGCTCACCGTGATCTCCGTGGGCCTCGGCGAAGCAGTGGCAGTCTATGGAATCGGCATGATCATCTATACGGCATTGAGGAAGGCTGCCCTTTTCGAGGGAAAAGAGCAGCAGTAA
- a CDS encoding Rdx family protein: MAKATKMAELIKEHFSDIEVKLVASAGGAFEIYLEGSIIFSKLDERRFPTDEEILTIIRKHGEKRSNIDAMRNNFRF; encoded by the coding sequence ATCGCCAAGGCCACGAAGATGGCTGAGCTCATCAAGGAGCACTTCTCCGACATTGAGGTCAAGCTCGTGGCAAGCGCCGGCGGCGCTTTTGAAATCTACCTTGAGGGAAGCATCATCTTCTCAAAGCTCGACGAGAGAAGATTCCCGACAGACGAAGAGATTCTCACGATCATAAGAAAGCACGGCGAGAAGAGGTCGAACATCGACGCCATGAGGAACAACTTCAGGTTCTGA
- a CDS encoding HigA family addiction module antitoxin, whose product MERLPNIHPGEILEEEFLRPYRISAYRLAKETRLPQTRISEIIRKKRKISADTALRLSAYFGTSPSFWLGLQNDYDLEEERALINDELKAIRAFEGPKASSF is encoded by the coding sequence ATGGAGAGACTTCCCAATATTCATCCCGGCGAGATTCTTGAAGAGGAGTTCCTCAGGCCTTACAGAATCTCCGCCTACCGTCTCGCAAAGGAGACAAGGCTTCCGCAGACGAGGATATCGGAGATAATAAGGAAAAAGAGAAAGATATCCGCTGATACGGCCCTGAGGCTCAGCGCCTATTTCGGCACCTCCCCCTCGTTCTGGCTTGGCCTTCAGAACGACTATGACCTGGAGGAAGAAAGGGCGCTCATCAATGACGAGCTCAAGGCCATCAGGGCCTTCGAGGGGCCGAAGGCCTCCTCTTTCTGA
- a CDS encoding lysylphosphatidylglycerol synthase transmembrane domain-containing protein, protein MSWLSISEYTVRVSGQKADIIPMENLKKWRKVLEIAISIGLLWLIISQFKNTEWIKLLVHAKISYVLLALVIFMAGNVMNVYKWQMIAHSLGITVSFRKAFRIYMVGAFINTFLPAGAGEIKRTLDLSKDNKEYVASFISVVLERWTGFMALLLMASVGLAIDYENFRHTQFPSILAIVGGAGILGSCVMFGAFGLVGKLKRFEALKSIVESLERIGPHFRKNLRLVIEALIITLPQPLLIIWYFQLLAQSLSLTVPLQVYYFTVPFILIISQIPISIAGIGVQEACFLAVFRPLDVPLEGIFSLSILSYAGKFASAMIGAAYYFHGTIACHGAKECPPPLAEIDEEPQKEQAALS, encoded by the coding sequence TTGTCGTGGTTAAGTATATCTGAATATACAGTAAGAGTATCAGGACAGAAGGCCGACATCATCCCCATGGAAAACTTGAAGAAATGGCGCAAGGTTCTAGAAATAGCCATCAGCATAGGCCTCCTGTGGCTCATCATCTCGCAGTTCAAGAACACCGAATGGATAAAGCTCCTCGTTCATGCTAAAATTTCCTATGTCCTCTTGGCTCTCGTCATCTTCATGGCAGGAAATGTCATGAACGTCTACAAGTGGCAGATGATCGCCCACTCCCTGGGAATCACGGTGAGCTTCAGGAAAGCTTTCCGCATCTACATGGTGGGTGCCTTCATCAACACGTTCCTCCCTGCAGGCGCAGGGGAGATCAAGCGGACATTGGACCTCTCGAAGGACAACAAGGAATACGTGGCCTCCTTCATATCGGTGGTCCTGGAGCGTTGGACAGGCTTCATGGCCTTGCTCCTGATGGCGTCGGTGGGACTTGCCATCGACTACGAGAATTTCAGGCACACGCAGTTCCCCTCGATCCTCGCCATCGTGGGAGGAGCCGGGATTCTTGGCTCATGTGTCATGTTCGGCGCCTTCGGCCTTGTAGGGAAGCTCAAGCGCTTTGAAGCCCTGAAAAGCATCGTGGAGAGCCTGGAGCGCATCGGCCCCCATTTCAGGAAAAATCTGAGGCTCGTCATAGAGGCTCTTATCATCACCCTGCCCCAGCCCCTCCTCATTATCTGGTACTTCCAGCTCCTCGCCCAGTCCCTTTCCCTCACCGTTCCTCTCCAGGTCTATTACTTCACCGTGCCTTTCATCCTCATCATCTCGCAGATCCCCATCTCCATCGCCGGCATCGGCGTCCAGGAAGCCTGCTTCCTCGCCGTGTTCAGGCCGCTTGACGTTCCATTGGAAGGGATCTTCTCCCTTTCGATTTTAAGCTATGCAGGGAAGTTCGCTTCCGCCATGATTGGGGCAGCCTATTACTTCCACGGAACCATTGCATGCCACGGCGCCAAGGAGTGCCCTCCCCCCCTGGCAGAGATCGACGAAGAACCGCAGAAGGAACAGGCAGCCCTCTCTTGA
- a CDS encoding ankyrin repeat domain-containing protein — MAQRVIQAFLGLVIPLRRMKGGFLMECPWREKRGFLSLAALVFLFLVLLNAQAAAKDIFQAVQDGDLATVKALLRKNPSLARTRNAAGETPLHRAAAGGFDKAITCLLSSGAGINEKDRKGNTPLHSAIPACSDRGVASPEIAEFLIKKGASLNEKNLDGLTPLLLALEKGEFLIAAFLVKSGADVHTADREKNTPLHHAAAALYDDIVIMLVKKGAQVNSRNLAGDTPLMMAAHSGPSEVATFLLSHGASKDIFSCAGLGDTKTMAVLLKKAPDLARARDGSGDTPLHYAAYAGQKSAVKLLLSQGADVNAQSKSLWTPLHNAALKGDSETASFLLEKGARVDIKNADGETPLSLAEMNGHGELVKLMSGRK, encoded by the coding sequence ATGGCGCAGCGCGTGATACAGGCCTTTCTCGGCCTTGTCATACCGCTCCGCCGCATGAAGGGGGGATTTTTAATGGAGTGCCCATGGAGGGAAAAAAGGGGGTTTCTTTCTCTTGCTGCACTGGTTTTTCTCTTTCTTGTCCTGCTGAATGCGCAGGCTGCCGCCAAAGATATCTTCCAGGCCGTGCAGGACGGTGACCTGGCCACGGTCAAGGCGCTTCTCAGGAAGAACCCTTCGCTTGCCAGGACAAGAAATGCCGCAGGGGAGACGCCGCTCCACCGGGCTGCTGCCGGCGGCTTTGACAAGGCGATCACCTGTCTTTTATCTTCAGGGGCCGGCATCAATGAAAAAGACAGGAAAGGCAACACGCCGCTCCATTCTGCCATACCTGCCTGTTCTGACAGAGGCGTCGCTTCACCTGAGATCGCGGAGTTCCTTATAAAAAAGGGAGCTTCTCTCAATGAAAAGAATCTCGACGGCCTCACGCCTCTTCTGCTTGCTCTTGAAAAAGGAGAATTTCTCATCGCCGCGTTTCTTGTCAAATCCGGCGCTGACGTGCATACGGCAGATCGGGAAAAGAATACGCCGCTCCACCATGCGGCTGCGGCTCTTTATGATGACATAGTCATCATGCTCGTCAAGAAGGGAGCTCAGGTGAACAGCCGGAACCTTGCCGGTGACACCCCCCTTATGATGGCGGCACATAGCGGGCCCAGTGAAGTTGCCACCTTTCTTCTCTCCCATGGCGCCAGCAAAGACATATTTTCCTGCGCCGGTCTTGGCGACACGAAAACCATGGCGGTACTGCTTAAGAAAGCGCCTGATCTGGCAAGGGCCCGCGATGGATCAGGCGACACCCCTCTTCATTACGCGGCCTACGCCGGCCAGAAAAGCGCGGTGAAGCTCCTTCTCTCGCAGGGGGCTGATGTAAATGCGCAGAGCAAGAGCCTATGGACTCCCCTTCATAATGCAGCCCTCAAAGGTGACAGTGAGACGGCCTCTTTCCTTCTTGAGAAGGGAGCGAGGGTGGATATCAAGAACGCCGATGGCGAGACACCCCTCTCATTGGCAGAGATGAACGGCCACGGGGAGCTGGTGAAGCTTATGAGCGGAAGAAAATGA
- a CDS encoding HNH endonuclease signature motif containing protein has translation MNTGVIREYPGYEATMEGGQVFKAIPGLPLVTYGADEVLSRSNCRHIFRDLTAEVLDWNLWCLSSAGIRLDLLIGEALLSINGKLEKLGYVRVSDFVREELGISTRSGYELMRNAKALQKLPLIREALEQGLLRKSALRYLFQAVTPETEAEWLQKAMQSTIRELEEEVRSYKSGAGEAGIDSFIAGDDDEDEQRSLAVNVRVPFSVAAKWDRALEVFQRCEEAELPSESFIEALLAEFAASAPLEGLGAQCLEASLNHGTGALRSGASDAPGTKAAERQEPQSHSGIGDKVLLLGALAGAIASLDDEASFGEREKELARQVHKDLEEVSHLWGFLPWKPVTVELPPEFQAPASHRLDADTSVTPDKILVRPPADPFETVARLRSMAALRNSLSFYQGRLLRTLNNFSLYKDMLFLSLGHYTRERLGMSRSTAYSLIKLERSYLEYPDMLDLVQAGKLSPEQARLLSRVFNEGTRVNGAWLSYAQEVPVATLMDAVEAFLRFAKRAVHKKWDIEPEAFEVAVTGRSVKKADQADSNAMEPSGDKGLDAPVQMCAHESGVTHSGLAPAIWQITAGGEHPELPEILSILSGDPHKAGTFGSNPQDRSALIRFFLKRDLIPLWNHAVRLWAAGRPEAAAAGGQDPALFIEALLDTFLAAWDHPEKRDLHSRVLARDHYQCQAPGCRCRRNLHGHHIRYRSHGGPTTEGNLITLCMAHHLRCLHEGHLIIRGTAPHDLTFIFSRGRRITHR, from the coding sequence GTGAATACCGGTGTGATCCGCGAGTATCCCGGCTACGAGGCCACCATGGAGGGCGGGCAGGTCTTCAAGGCCATCCCAGGCCTCCCGCTGGTCACGTACGGCGCCGACGAGGTCCTCTCGCGCTCGAACTGCCGCCATATTTTCCGTGATCTCACGGCCGAGGTCCTGGACTGGAACCTCTGGTGCCTCTCTTCCGCCGGGATCAGGCTCGATCTCCTCATCGGTGAGGCTCTTCTCTCTATAAATGGGAAGCTTGAGAAGCTCGGCTACGTGCGGGTTTCAGACTTCGTGCGCGAGGAGCTGGGCATCTCGACCAGGAGCGGCTATGAGCTCATGCGGAATGCGAAGGCCCTTCAAAAGCTCCCTCTCATCAGGGAGGCTCTTGAGCAGGGGCTTCTGCGCAAAAGCGCGCTGCGGTATCTTTTCCAGGCCGTGACGCCCGAGACCGAGGCGGAGTGGCTCCAAAAAGCCATGCAGTCCACCATCAGAGAACTGGAGGAGGAGGTGAGGAGTTATAAATCAGGTGCCGGGGAGGCCGGTATCGATTCTTTTATCGCCGGGGATGACGATGAAGATGAGCAGAGGAGCCTCGCCGTGAACGTGCGGGTTCCTTTTTCCGTTGCTGCGAAATGGGACCGGGCGCTGGAAGTCTTCCAAAGGTGTGAGGAGGCGGAGCTCCCTTCGGAGAGCTTCATTGAGGCCCTTCTCGCCGAGTTCGCCGCTTCGGCACCCCTCGAGGGGCTCGGGGCGCAATGCCTGGAGGCCTCTCTTAATCACGGCACAGGCGCTCTCCGCAGTGGTGCCTCCGATGCTCCCGGCACCAAGGCAGCAGAGAGGCAGGAGCCTCAGAGCCATTCCGGCATCGGGGATAAAGTGCTTCTCCTTGGCGCCCTGGCGGGTGCCATCGCTTCCCTCGATGACGAGGCCTCTTTCGGCGAGCGGGAAAAAGAGCTTGCCCGGCAGGTCCACAAGGACCTCGAAGAGGTGTCGCACCTGTGGGGATTTCTTCCCTGGAAGCCCGTCACGGTGGAGCTTCCCCCGGAGTTTCAGGCCCCGGCAAGCCACAGGCTCGACGCCGATACCTCTGTCACCCCAGACAAGATACTCGTGCGCCCTCCCGCCGATCCCTTCGAGACGGTCGCCCGCCTGAGGTCGATGGCGGCGCTGCGCAACTCTCTCTCCTTCTACCAGGGCAGGCTCCTTCGGACCCTCAACAATTTCAGCCTCTATAAGGACATGCTCTTCCTCTCCCTCGGGCACTACACCAGGGAGCGCCTCGGAATGTCCCGCAGCACCGCGTATTCCTTAATCAAATTAGAAAGGAGTTATTTGGAGTATCCCGATATGCTGGACCTCGTGCAGGCGGGGAAGCTGAGCCCCGAGCAGGCGCGCCTTCTTTCCAGGGTCTTCAATGAGGGGACCCGCGTCAATGGGGCGTGGCTCTCCTACGCCCAGGAGGTTCCTGTCGCCACTCTCATGGATGCCGTCGAGGCGTTCCTCCGCTTCGCCAAAAGGGCGGTCCACAAAAAGTGGGACATAGAGCCCGAGGCCTTCGAGGTGGCCGTCACGGGGAGGTCCGTCAAGAAGGCCGACCAGGCAGATTCAAATGCCATGGAGCCCAGTGGTGATAAGGGTTTGGATGCTCCAGTCCAGATGTGCGCACACGAGTCTGGGGTCACCCATAGCGGGCTTGCTCCCGCAATCTGGCAGATTACCGCGGGCGGGGAGCACCCGGAACTCCCCGAGATTCTCTCCATCCTCTCAGGGGACCCCCACAAGGCGGGAACCTTCGGGTCAAACCCCCAGGACAGGAGTGCCCTCATACGCTTCTTCCTGAAAAGGGACCTCATCCCCCTCTGGAACCATGCCGTGAGGCTCTGGGCCGCCGGCAGGCCGGAAGCAGCCGCTGCTGGCGGGCAGGACCCCGCCCTCTTCATCGAGGCCCTCCTTGACACCTTCCTCGCCGCCTGGGACCATCCCGAAAAAAGGGATCTCCACAGCCGCGTCCTCGCCCGGGATCATTATCAGTGCCAGGCCCCGGGCTGCCGCTGCCGCCGCAATCTCCACGGCCATCATATCAGGTACCGCTCCCATGGCGGCCCCACCACCGAGGGCAATCTCATCACCCTCTGCATGGCCCACCACCTCAGGTGCCTCCACGAGGGCCACCTCATCATCAGGGGTACGGCGCCCCATGATCTCACCTTCATCTTCTCCCGCGGCAGAAGAATCACTCACCGATAA
- a CDS encoding FAD-dependent oxidoreductase, translated as MKKIVIVGGGVAGLSCGHILAEAGFPVVILEKERDTGGLARTFTYGDFIFDIGPHRFFTTNDRVLRFITDTLDDDYLTIDRRSGVHFLSQYHLWPLRLKSVFLLPPLVAVQAFIDIFAKEFAAHPPGEEQSFEDYVLRKYGKTLYSTFFRDYTQKFIGIAGHETHADWAKIGVERATISKKITTGSLFLILRTMLLPLPEKTKFIYPRKGCQVFCDNLREKIRAKGGEVHLSAAPVKITREGGTVTSVTAAGSDFEVDTLFWSGRLDDLYGLLGLEGLSLSYLSLMLYNVELRKLPRYRFQWCYFGAKDIIFSRVTDPLLFSPDTAPRGKGGLCVEVTASEGNEVWRDPEKFKDRVISDLVKVKMIGSRDEVQAVHIEPIPAAYPVYRVDYQEHLAKAKETLAPFKNLTLFGRTGLFWYNNMDHSIENVFEVTDRFLGEKKP; from the coding sequence ATGAAAAAGATAGTGATAGTAGGCGGCGGCGTGGCGGGGCTCTCCTGCGGGCACATACTTGCCGAGGCGGGCTTCCCCGTGGTGATCCTCGAGAAGGAGAGGGACACGGGGGGACTGGCGCGGACCTTCACCTACGGCGACTTCATCTTCGATATCGGCCCCCACCGCTTTTTCACGACCAATGACCGGGTTCTGCGCTTCATCACCGACACGCTGGACGACGACTACCTGACCATAGACCGCCGCTCGGGCGTGCACTTTCTCAGCCAGTACCATCTCTGGCCCCTGAGGCTCAAGAGCGTGTTTCTCCTTCCTCCCCTCGTGGCGGTGCAGGCCTTTATCGACATCTTTGCCAAGGAGTTTGCCGCCCATCCCCCGGGCGAGGAGCAGAGCTTCGAGGACTATGTTCTCAGGAAATATGGAAAAACTCTCTATAGCACCTTCTTCCGTGACTACACACAGAAATTCATAGGTATCGCAGGCCATGAGACCCATGCCGACTGGGCCAAGATAGGCGTGGAGCGGGCCACCATCAGCAAGAAAATCACCACGGGAAGCCTTTTCCTGATCCTGCGCACGATGCTCCTGCCTCTTCCTGAAAAGACCAAGTTCATCTATCCCAGGAAAGGGTGCCAGGTTTTCTGCGACAACCTGAGGGAGAAAATCAGGGCAAAGGGAGGCGAGGTCCATCTCTCGGCAGCGCCGGTCAAGATCACACGCGAGGGGGGAACGGTCACCTCCGTCACGGCCGCAGGCTCGGATTTTGAAGTGGACACCCTCTTCTGGTCGGGAAGGCTTGACGATCTTTACGGGCTCCTGGGCCTTGAAGGCCTGAGCCTTTCGTACCTCTCCCTCATGCTCTACAACGTGGAGCTCCGGAAGCTCCCGCGCTACCGCTTCCAGTGGTGCTATTTCGGCGCCAAGGACATCATCTTCTCAAGGGTCACCGATCCCCTCCTCTTCTCGCCTGACACGGCGCCCCGGGGGAAGGGAGGGCTCTGTGTCGAGGTCACGGCGAGCGAGGGAAACGAGGTCTGGAGAGACCCTGAAAAGTTCAAAGACCGCGTCATTTCGGACCTTGTGAAGGTGAAGATGATCGGCAGTCGCGATGAGGTCCAGGCTGTGCATATAGAGCCCATTCCCGCCGCTTACCCCGTGTACCGCGTTGACTACCAGGAGCACCTGGCAAAAGCAAAGGAAACTCTGGCCCCCTTTAAAAACCTCACCCTTTTTGGAAGAACAGGGCTTTTCTGGTATAATAACATGGATCATTCCATCGAGAATGTCTTCGAGGTCACCGACAGGTTCCTCGGTGAGAAAAAACCGTAA
- a CDS encoding ribbon-helix-helix protein, CopG family, producing the protein MPHTRQLNIRLSEKDYELLKELALENRKTISDLIRELVAKEEQEHRKKKFQEAVAFSRKFAKERGLKEEDLIAAIMESRYGEEWKNE; encoded by the coding sequence ATGCCGCACACAAGACAACTCAACATAAGACTGTCAGAAAAAGATTATGAACTGCTCAAGGAACTTGCACTTGAAAACAGAAAAACCATCAGCGACCTTATTCGAGAGCTTGTGGCAAAAGAAGAGCAGGAGCACCGGAAAAAGAAATTCCAGGAGGCTGTGGCTTTCTCAAGAAAATTTGCGAAAGAGAGGGGCCTGAAAGAGGAAGATCTGATTGCAGCAATAATGGAGAGCAGATACGGTGAAGAATGGAAGAACGAGTAG
- a CDS encoding type II toxin-antitoxin system RelE/ParE family toxin codes for MILSFRTKETRKIFDGEASRKIPGEIQALARRKLRMLNNSSTLKDLMVPPSNCLEPLSKERKGQYSIRINEQWRICFQWADGHASLVEIVDYH; via the coding sequence ATGATACTGTCTTTTCGCACCAAAGAGACCCGGAAGATTTTTGACGGCGAAGCTTCAAGAAAGATCCCCGGTGAGATTCAGGCTCTTGCAAGGAGAAAATTGAGGATGCTCAATAATTCATCGACCCTCAAGGATCTCATGGTACCGCCCTCGAACTGTCTGGAGCCTCTCAGTAAAGAGCGCAAGGGGCAGTACAGCATAAGGATAAATGAACAATGGCGTATCTGTTTTCAGTGGGCTGACGGCCATGCTTCCCTGGTGGAGATAGTGGACTATCACTGA